From a region of the Thermosipho melanesiensis BI429 genome:
- a CDS encoding metallophosphoesterase family protein produces MKFLVISDLHIPTRNREIHPKIIELAKVCDGVFALGDFVDLETVLFLQSLNRSFFAVSGNMDEYDVKGYLPPQRVVKIGKFVIGLTHGSGSHVGIPERIVNWFSEDVNVVLFGHSHVPEDRFFHGKRFINPGTAMETYGIIDIGDTLKFEVFKEE; encoded by the coding sequence GTGAAGTTTTTAGTAATTTCTGATTTGCATATTCCCACTCGAAATAGGGAAATTCATCCGAAGATAATTGAACTTGCAAAAGTATGTGATGGCGTTTTTGCTTTGGGAGATTTTGTTGATTTAGAAACTGTTCTTTTTCTTCAATCGTTAAATAGAAGTTTTTTCGCTGTTTCGGGGAATATGGATGAATATGATGTAAAGGGGTATTTACCACCACAACGTGTGGTAAAGATTGGGAAATTTGTAATTGGACTTACCCATGGTAGTGGTTCACATGTGGGAATTCCTGAAAGGATTGTAAATTGGTTTAGTGAAGATGTTAATGTTGTATTATTTGGACATAGTCATGTTCCTGAGGATAGGTTTTTCCATGGAAAGCGTTTCATAAATCCAGGGACAGCCATGGAAACTTACGGTATAATTGATATTGGTGATACATTAAAATTTGAAGTTTTTAAGGAGGAGTAA
- a CDS encoding sensor domain-containing diguanylate cyclase, whose protein sequence is MFNYFLKYSDLLTAKIILETSVEVLKNGKVNEFFHKLMTKTQPFLKFDAWSVLEVEEDRPKYVVLSNFYNKYDIKSIEKKLSNQPFALYNVVMKTKKWKYVKDVSKTSAWFPNLKITSWIGVPLFFDSKIYGVLNLDYFRTKKLTFKEKLFLDKFQENFSRFSSDFKQLRELFYQKYIDQLTGLKNRHFIEEFFEENKNRVGVIFCDLDKFKEVNDNYGHKFGDKVIKIVAKRMKNVLKNEDEIARYGGDEFIIITKNVDKVDTILNRVKEIIKKYDIIIEGKRINIGISCGYAIFPDEGDSLWEILHIADLRMYRDKGVKRE, encoded by the coding sequence TTGTTTAATTATTTTTTAAAGTATTCCGATCTTTTAACAGCTAAAATTATTTTGGAAACTAGTGTAGAAGTTTTAAAAAATGGAAAGGTAAATGAGTTTTTTCATAAACTTATGACTAAGACTCAGCCATTTTTAAAATTTGACGCATGGTCTGTTCTAGAGGTGGAAGAAGATAGACCAAAATATGTTGTTTTATCTAATTTTTACAATAAATACGATATTAAAAGTATCGAAAAAAAATTGTCTAACCAACCGTTTGCTCTTTACAACGTTGTTATGAAAACAAAAAAATGGAAATATGTAAAAGATGTTTCAAAGACAAGTGCGTGGTTTCCAAACTTAAAAATTACTTCTTGGATAGGAGTTCCACTATTTTTTGATTCAAAGATATATGGAGTTTTAAATTTGGATTACTTTAGAACAAAAAAACTTACATTTAAAGAAAAACTATTTTTGGATAAATTTCAAGAGAATTTTTCAAGATTTTCTTCGGATTTTAAGCAGCTTAGGGAATTATTTTATCAAAAGTATATTGACCAATTAACAGGATTAAAAAATAGACATTTTATAGAGGAATTCTTTGAGGAAAATAAAAATAGGGTAGGAGTCATATTTTGTGATTTAGATAAGTTTAAAGAGGTAAATGATAATTATGGTCATAAGTTCGGTGATAAAGTAATAAAAATAGTGGCAAAACGTATGAAGAATGTTTTAAAAAACGAAGATGAGATAGCACGGTATGGTGGGGATGAATTTATAATTATTACGAAAAATGTGGATAAAGTTGATACAATATTAAATAGAGTTAAAGAAATTATAAAAAAATATGATATAATAATTGAAGGAAAGAGGATAAACATAGGTATTTCTTGTGGATATGCTATTTTTCCAGATGAAGGAGATAGTTTATGGGAAATACTCCATATAGCCGACCTTAGAATGTACAGGGACAAAGGGGTAAAAAGGGAGTAA
- a CDS encoding HD domain-containing protein gives MRILFNTINLIPNFGVHSLQVAFLSSEIARELLLDYKKAFIAGYLHDIGVLVPHEGFVLDDINSSYLVMHDVSSLDELTRMHTIIGSFIISQIEFLKEYSDIILKHHAVPKFLDERVESDIYANIISISEEISKYHFINENVDFEDLFFPILSIKNRFFEKVFDAAINCIKKEFVIWMLDDIKNRVLKEELIEEFMIETAERNFVDIGILISFIVDTKSKFTKDHSWRVATVAREMAKIASLDDENLFLAGLFHDIGKITTPVSILEKKGKLNDNEMKIMKKHVYYSMIILRNYSDKNWFKPAVRHQERIDGSGYPLKLKEDDFSFEDKILQVADYFSALLEDRPYREGFSKEKAFEITYETAKKGVLSKEAVDVLSEVIKKDIDFKNISYVSDVQKNIDQFVRGITI, from the coding sequence ATGAGAATACTTTTTAACACAATAAATTTAATTCCAAATTTTGGAGTTCATTCTCTTCAAGTTGCCTTTCTCTCTTCGGAAATTGCTAGGGAATTGTTGCTTGATTACAAAAAAGCTTTTATTGCTGGATATTTGCATGATATAGGAGTTTTGGTTCCTCATGAGGGATTTGTGTTAGATGACATTAATTCCTCGTATTTAGTTATGCATGATGTATCAAGTTTGGATGAACTTACAAGGATGCATACTATTATTGGAAGCTTTATTATTAGCCAAATAGAATTTTTAAAAGAATATTCTGATATTATTTTGAAACACCATGCTGTTCCAAAATTTTTAGATGAAAGGGTAGAAAGCGATATTTATGCTAATATTATATCAATTTCGGAAGAAATATCTAAGTATCATTTTATAAACGAAAATGTTGATTTTGAAGATCTATTTTTTCCCATTTTGTCTATAAAAAACCGTTTTTTTGAAAAAGTATTCGATGCAGCAATAAATTGCATAAAAAAAGAATTTGTAATTTGGATGTTGGATGATATAAAAAATAGAGTATTAAAAGAAGAGTTAATAGAAGAATTTATGATAGAAACCGCTGAAAGAAATTTTGTTGATATAGGAATTTTGATCTCTTTTATTGTTGATACTAAAAGCAAGTTTACAAAAGATCATTCTTGGAGAGTGGCAACTGTTGCTCGTGAAATGGCTAAGATTGCTTCTTTGGATGATGAAAATTTATTTTTAGCGGGATTGTTTCATGACATTGGGAAAATTACTACACCGGTAAGTATTTTAGAAAAAAAAGGGAAATTGAATGATAACGAAATGAAAATAATGAAAAAACATGTGTATTATTCTATGATAATTTTGAGAAATTATTCGGATAAAAATTGGTTTAAACCTGCTGTAAGGCATCAGGAAAGAATAGATGGTTCAGGATATCCGTTGAAGTTAAAAGAAGATGATTTTAGCTTTGAAGATAAGATTTTGCAGGTTGCAGATTATTTTTCTGCACTTTTGGAAGATAGGCCTTACAGAGAAGGGTTTTCAAAAGAAAAAGCTTTTGAAATAACTTATGAAACAGCTAAAAAGGGTGTACTAAGTAAAGAAGCGGTTGATGTGTTAAGTGAGGTAATAAAAAAAGATATTGATTTTAAGAATATATCTTATGTTTCAGATGTTCAGAAAAATATAGATCAATTTGTAAGGGGAATAACTATATAG